The proteins below come from a single Crossiella sp. CA-258035 genomic window:
- a CDS encoding GNAT family N-acetyltransferase gives MVEVGPLGEQERDAWQELFRGYTEFYRRVMPQESYDRAWREFREDTRMHALGARIDGRLVGITHFLVHPSTSSADVCYLQDLFTSPEARGRGVARALIEAVVDWARARECARVYWHTQETNATARRLYDQVALNKGFIQYQVPLD, from the coding sequence GTCGGGCCGCTTGGCGAGCAGGAGCGCGACGCCTGGCAGGAGTTGTTCCGCGGCTACACCGAGTTCTACCGGCGGGTGATGCCACAGGAGAGCTACGACCGGGCCTGGCGGGAGTTCCGCGAGGACACCAGGATGCACGCGCTGGGCGCGCGGATCGACGGCCGACTGGTCGGCATCACGCACTTCCTGGTGCACCCGAGCACCTCGTCAGCGGATGTCTGCTACCTCCAGGACCTGTTCACCTCCCCCGAGGCGCGTGGCCGCGGGGTGGCGCGGGCGCTGATCGAGGCGGTGGTGGACTGGGCGCGGGCACGGGAGTGCGCGCGGGTCTACTGGCACACCCAGGAGACGAACGCGACCGCGCGGCGGCTCTACGACCAGGTGGCGCTCAACAAGGGGTTCATCCAGTACCAGGTGCCGCTGGACTGA
- a CDS encoding glutamine synthetase family protein has translation MTARQPVPLPPERLRAAVAEGLVDNVIVALPDLTGRLVGSRVDAEHYLDTAGVTAACAYLLAVDVDMTTGPGYAIDAAATGFGDFTLIPDPATLRLLPWDEGTALVLADAHWPGGDPVTVAPRQVLRTQLDRLAALGLSAQVGAELEFLVFREDYQTAWDRGYQDLRPATRHNVDYAVAGLSDVDPLVNRIRRDMVRAGLRLESARGECHPGQYEIVFRHRDALTTCDNTVLYKTGAKQIAAAHGQALTFMAKFDTGEGNSCHLHLSLRDPDDRPVFAQGAGMSALMRHFVAGTLACARELVLFQAPNVNSYKRFAPGAFAPTVLGWGRDNRTCPIRVVGQGESLRLEHRVPGGDANPYLAVAAVIAAGLHGIEQRLELEEPFQGNAFSAEGRTLPPDLATALDLWRTSPVAEAAFGAEVVGHYARAAQAELDAFTAAVTDWELRRGFERL, from the coding sequence GTGACCGCCCGCCAGCCGGTCCCGCTGCCGCCGGAACGGCTGCGGGCCGCGGTGGCCGAGGGCCTGGTGGACAACGTGATCGTCGCCCTGCCCGACCTCACCGGCCGCCTGGTCGGCAGCCGGGTGGACGCCGAGCACTACCTGGACACGGCCGGAGTCACCGCCGCCTGCGCCTACCTGCTCGCCGTGGACGTGGACATGACCACCGGCCCCGGCTACGCGATCGACGCCGCCGCAACGGGATTCGGCGACTTCACGCTCATCCCCGACCCGGCCACGCTGCGCCTGCTGCCCTGGGACGAGGGCACCGCGCTGGTGCTCGCCGACGCGCACTGGCCCGGCGGCGACCCGGTGACCGTGGCCCCCCGGCAGGTCCTGCGCACCCAGCTCGACCGGCTCGCCGCCCTCGGCCTGTCCGCACAGGTCGGCGCCGAGCTGGAGTTCCTGGTCTTCCGCGAGGACTACCAGACCGCATGGGACCGCGGCTACCAGGACCTGCGCCCGGCCACCCGGCACAACGTGGACTACGCGGTGGCCGGACTGTCCGATGTGGACCCATTGGTCAACCGCATCCGCCGGGACATGGTGCGCGCGGGACTGCGCCTGGAGTCCGCGCGCGGCGAATGCCACCCAGGCCAGTACGAGATCGTGTTCCGCCACCGAGACGCGCTCACCACCTGCGACAACACCGTACTGTACAAGACCGGCGCCAAGCAGATCGCGGCCGCGCACGGTCAGGCGCTGACCTTCATGGCCAAGTTCGACACCGGCGAGGGCAACTCCTGCCACCTGCACCTGTCCCTGCGCGACCCGGACGACCGGCCGGTGTTCGCGCAAGGCGCGGGGATGTCCGCGCTGATGCGGCACTTCGTCGCCGGCACGCTGGCCTGCGCCAGGGAGCTGGTCCTGTTCCAGGCCCCGAACGTCAACTCCTACAAGCGGTTCGCCCCCGGCGCGTTCGCGCCCACCGTGCTCGGCTGGGGCCGGGACAACCGCACCTGCCCGATCCGGGTGGTCGGCCAGGGCGAGTCGCTGCGCCTGGAACACCGCGTCCCCGGCGGCGACGCCAACCCCTACCTCGCGGTCGCCGCGGTCATCGCCGCGGGCCTGCACGGCATCGAGCAGCGCCTGGAGCTCGAAGAACCCTTCCAGGGCAACGCCTTCAGCGCCGAGGGCCGCACCCTGCCGCCGGACCTGGCCACCGCCCTGGACCTGTGGCGGACCAGCCCGGTCGCCGAGGCCGCCTTCGGCGCCGAGGTGGTCGGCCACTACGCCAGGGCCGCCCAGGCCGAGCTGGACGCCTTCACCGCCGCGGTCACCGACTGGGAGCTGCGCCGCGGCTTCGAGCGCCTCTGA
- a CDS encoding lysine N(6)-hydroxylase/L-ornithine N(5)-oxygenase family protein, with the protein MSAQVHDLAGIGLGPFNLGLAALADAVPGLDAVFLDRRAEFSWHPGLLIDGAQLQVPFLADLVTMVDPTSRWSFLNYLREHDRMFPFFFAERFHVPRREYDHYCRWVAGSLPSCRFGAEVTAVSWDAGRGAFRVTYSGGELLARNVVLGVGTQPRVPGAFRPLLGKEICHAADYLPNLPVLTAAADVTVVGSGQSGAEVFLDLLRRQPETGSRVRWLTRGRFAPMEYSKLGLEHFTPDYTSYFRGLSPSTRDRLVPAQWQLYKAVSVDTLAEIHDLLYERTIGGGEVPAQLNPHTEIRTVEQVDGRYRLGCHEIQQDRPYTVDTDRVVLATGYAASVPPFLDPLGHLVRWDDSRRHRIDADYRIELDPAVTGGLYVQNGELHTHGVGAPDLTLGAWRAATILNAVTGRTVHRLPERTAFTTFGAP; encoded by the coding sequence ATGAGCGCGCAGGTGCACGACCTGGCCGGGATCGGGCTCGGCCCGTTCAACCTGGGCCTGGCCGCGCTGGCCGACGCGGTGCCCGGCCTGGACGCGGTGTTCCTGGACCGGCGCGCCGAGTTCAGCTGGCACCCCGGGCTGCTCATCGACGGCGCCCAGCTCCAGGTGCCGTTCCTGGCCGACCTGGTCACCATGGTCGACCCGACCAGCCGCTGGTCCTTCCTGAACTACCTGCGCGAGCACGACCGGATGTTCCCGTTCTTCTTCGCCGAACGCTTCCACGTGCCACGCCGCGAGTACGACCACTACTGCCGCTGGGTCGCCGGCTCCCTGCCCTCCTGCCGGTTCGGCGCCGAGGTCACCGCGGTGTCCTGGGACGCGGGCCGCGGCGCCTTCCGGGTCACGTACAGCGGGGGAGAGCTGCTGGCCCGCAACGTGGTGCTCGGCGTCGGTACCCAGCCACGGGTGCCCGGGGCGTTCCGGCCCTTGCTGGGCAAGGAGATCTGCCACGCCGCCGACTACCTGCCGAACCTGCCCGTGCTCACCGCGGCCGCCGACGTCACCGTGGTCGGCTCCGGCCAGTCCGGCGCCGAGGTGTTCCTCGACCTGCTGCGCCGCCAGCCGGAGACCGGCAGCCGGGTGCGCTGGCTGACCAGGGGCCGGTTCGCGCCGATGGAGTACTCCAAGCTCGGCCTGGAACACTTCACCCCGGACTACACCAGCTACTTCCGCGGCCTGTCACCGTCCACAAGGGACAGACTCGTGCCCGCGCAGTGGCAGCTGTACAAGGCGGTCAGCGTGGACACCCTGGCCGAGATCCACGACCTGCTCTACGAACGCACCATCGGCGGCGGCGAGGTGCCCGCGCAGCTCAACCCGCACACCGAGATCCGCACGGTCGAACAGGTCGATGGCCGCTATCGCCTGGGCTGCCACGAGATCCAGCAGGACCGGCCGTACACAGTGGACACCGACCGAGTAGTCCTCGCCACCGGCTACGCCGCGAGCGTACCACCGTTCCTGGATCCCCTCGGCCACCTCGTGCGCTGGGACGACAGCCGCCGCCACCGCATCGATGCCGACTACCGGATCGAGCTGGACCCGGCGGTCACCGGCGGCCTGTACGTGCAGAACGGCGAGCTGCACACACACGGTGTCGGCGCGCCGGACCTGACCCTGGGCGCCTGGCGCGCGGCCACCATCCTCAACGCGGTCACCGGCCGCACCGTGCACCGCCTGCCCGAACGCACCGCCTTCACCACCTTCGGGGCCCCGTGA
- a CDS encoding pyridoxal-dependent decarboxylase: MTAKWSARTDGVPRTPERPAGSAAPGSSGTASPAAAPGPAAAPGSAATPSPAGPAAPGHGSAGPAPHRGQFGSPDPAALAGGVAGAAALAPLVDIVLESLAKGTAERGGPTPAGPPAHIAAAAAAAVDHNPLPAKGIGAEPALAELTRLIAAGSADPADPRCAGHLHCPPLAIAVAAEIAAGAMNQSLDSWDQAPAATELEPWVVRALAELVGYQPEQAGGVLTSGGTESNLMGLLLAREHTPAERPRVYCSAAAHFSVQRNAGILGLGEDAVVPVPVTPDQRLDPAALLATIMADRADGRRPIAVVGTAGTTDFGVIDPLPELAAIATAHDAWFHVDAAYGGGALFSDRLAPLLHGLALADSVAVDLHKFGWQPVAAGGFLTRRADSFDPLTRRVAYLNPADDEELGFRSLLGYSLRTTRRLDALKLAVTFRALGRAGLGALVDACHDLARHAAAVIAAHPRLVLAAQPTLSTVVFHFQSGQGEEDRVNAALRRRLLTEGSAVIGRTEVDGRIRLKLTLLNPHASTADVDALLALVVAAGEAEETG; this comes from the coding sequence ATGACCGCGAAGTGGAGCGCCCGAACCGACGGCGTGCCAAGAACACCCGAGCGCCCGGCCGGTTCCGCCGCGCCCGGCTCCAGCGGCACCGCCAGCCCCGCCGCAGCGCCCGGCCCTGCCGCAGCGCCAGGTTCCGCCGCCACGCCCAGCCCCGCCGGCCCTGCTGCGCCCGGCCACGGCTCGGCAGGCCCCGCTCCCCACCGCGGCCAGTTCGGCTCCCCGGACCCCGCCGCCCTCGCCGGTGGCGTGGCCGGCGCCGCCGCGCTCGCCCCGCTCGTCGACATCGTGCTGGAGTCCCTGGCCAAGGGCACCGCCGAACGCGGCGGCCCAACCCCGGCCGGACCGCCCGCGCACATCGCCGCCGCGGCCGCGGCCGCCGTCGACCACAACCCCTTGCCCGCCAAGGGCATCGGCGCCGAACCCGCGCTCGCCGAGCTGACCAGGCTCATCGCCGCGGGTTCCGCCGACCCGGCCGATCCGCGCTGCGCCGGGCACCTGCACTGCCCGCCACTGGCCATCGCGGTCGCCGCCGAGATCGCGGCCGGGGCGATGAACCAGTCCCTGGACTCCTGGGACCAGGCGCCCGCCGCCACCGAGCTGGAACCCTGGGTGGTCCGCGCGCTCGCCGAGCTCGTGGGCTACCAGCCGGAGCAGGCCGGGGGAGTGCTGACCTCCGGCGGCACCGAGTCCAACCTGATGGGCCTGCTGCTCGCCCGCGAGCACACCCCGGCCGAGCGGCCCCGGGTGTACTGCAGCGCCGCCGCGCACTTCTCGGTGCAGCGCAACGCGGGCATCCTCGGCCTCGGCGAGGACGCCGTGGTGCCGGTGCCGGTCACCCCGGACCAGCGCCTCGACCCGGCCGCGCTGCTGGCCACCATCATGGCCGACCGCGCCGATGGGCGGCGGCCGATCGCGGTGGTCGGCACCGCGGGCACCACCGACTTCGGCGTGATCGACCCGCTGCCGGAACTGGCCGCGATCGCCACCGCGCACGACGCCTGGTTCCACGTCGACGCGGCCTACGGCGGCGGCGCGCTGTTCTCCGACCGGCTCGCCCCACTGCTGCACGGCCTCGCCCTGGCCGACTCGGTCGCGGTGGACCTGCACAAGTTCGGCTGGCAACCCGTTGCCGCGGGCGGGTTCCTGACCCGGCGCGCGGACTCCTTCGACCCGCTGACCCGCCGGGTCGCCTACCTCAACCCGGCCGACGACGAGGAGCTCGGCTTCCGCAGCCTGCTCGGCTACTCGCTGCGCACCACCCGCCGCCTGGACGCGCTCAAGCTCGCGGTCACCTTCCGCGCGCTGGGCCGCGCCGGGCTCGGCGCGCTGGTCGACGCCTGTCACGACCTCGCCCGGCACGCCGCCGCGGTGATCGCCGCGCACCCGCGCCTGGTGCTCGCCGCCCAGCCCACACTGTCCACCGTGGTGTTCCACTTCCAGTCCGGGCAAGGGGAAGAGGACCGGGTGAACGCCGCGCTGCGCCGCCGCCTGCTCACCGAGGGCAGCGCGGTCATCGGCCGCACCGAGGTCGACGGCCGGATCCGGCTCAAGCTCACCCTGCTCAACCCGCACGCCAGCACCGCCGACGTGGACGCCCTGCTGGCGCTCGTGGTCGCCGCGGGCGAAGCCGAGGAGACCGGATGA
- a CDS encoding diaminobutyrate--2-oxoglutarate transaminase family protein gives MTAWTDAAHAEIDLAAVLGRQRDRESAARTYARSFPVVPVHADGLRVTGADGREYLDCLAGAGTLALGHNHPVVLAAIRRVLDSGAPLHALDISTPEKDDFTTALLDTLPPELAADCRIHFCGPAGTDAVEAALKLARTATGRQNVLAFTGAYHGMTAGALATSGNLAVREPLADNGFNVTRLPYPYDYRCPFGLGGPQAHQIGARLVESLLTDSHSGVLPPAAMILEAVQGEGGVIPSPDRWLRDMRRITEEHGIPLIVDEVQTGVGRTGEFWAVQHSGITPDVMVLSKAIGGSLPLAVIVYKSALDSWLPGAHTGTFRGNQLAMAAGAATLRFVAEQDLSARAADLGDRMLAELRVLQGNSSCIGEVRGRGLMLGLEIVNPDATPDALGARPAAPELAAAIRTECLHRGLLLELGGRGDSVVRLLPPLTITDQEATSVLNRLGEAVTAVDRGASR, from the coding sequence ATGACAGCCTGGACCGACGCCGCGCACGCGGAGATCGACCTCGCGGCAGTGCTGGGCAGGCAACGGGATCGCGAGTCCGCCGCGCGCACCTACGCCCGCAGCTTCCCGGTGGTCCCGGTGCACGCCGACGGCCTGCGCGTCACCGGAGCCGACGGCCGCGAGTACCTGGACTGCCTGGCCGGCGCCGGCACCCTGGCGCTGGGCCACAACCACCCGGTGGTGCTGGCCGCGATCCGCCGGGTGCTCGACTCCGGCGCGCCACTGCACGCGCTGGACATCAGCACCCCGGAGAAGGACGACTTCACCACCGCGCTGCTGGACACCCTGCCACCGGAGCTGGCCGCGGACTGCCGGATCCACTTCTGCGGCCCGGCGGGCACCGACGCGGTGGAGGCCGCGCTCAAGCTCGCCCGCACCGCCACCGGCAGGCAGAACGTGCTCGCCTTCACCGGCGCCTACCACGGCATGACCGCCGGCGCGCTGGCCACCAGCGGCAACCTCGCGGTGCGCGAGCCGTTGGCGGACAACGGGTTCAACGTGACCCGGCTGCCCTACCCCTACGACTACCGCTGCCCGTTCGGCCTCGGCGGCCCGCAGGCGCACCAGATCGGCGCGCGCCTGGTCGAGTCGCTGCTCACCGACAGCCACTCCGGGGTCCTGCCACCCGCCGCCATGATACTGGAAGCGGTGCAGGGCGAGGGTGGCGTCATCCCCAGCCCCGACAGATGGCTGCGCGACATGCGCCGGATCACCGAAGAGCACGGGATCCCGCTCATCGTGGACGAGGTGCAGACCGGCGTCGGCCGCACCGGCGAGTTCTGGGCCGTGCAGCACAGCGGGATCACCCCGGACGTCATGGTGCTGTCCAAGGCCATCGGCGGCAGCCTGCCCCTCGCGGTGATCGTCTACAAGTCCGCTTTGGACAGTTGGCTGCCCGGCGCGCACACCGGCACCTTCCGCGGCAACCAGCTCGCCATGGCAGCCGGCGCGGCCACCCTGCGCTTCGTCGCCGAGCAGGACCTGTCCGCCCGCGCCGCCGACCTGGGCGACAGGATGCTGGCCGAACTCCGCGTCCTGCAAGGAAACTCCTCCTGCATCGGCGAGGTCCGCGGCCGCGGCCTCATGCTGGGCCTGGAAATCGTCAACCCGGACGCCACCCCGGACGCCCTCGGCGCCCGCCCGGCCGCCCCGGAACTGGCCGCCGCCATCCGCACGGAATGCCTGCACCGCGGCCTGCTCCTGGAGCTGGGCGGCCGGGGCGACTCGGTGGTCCGGCTGCTGCCCCCACTGACCATCACCGACCAGGAGGCCACCAGCGTGCTCAACCGCCTGGGCGAGGCCGTGACCGCGGTCGACCGCGGAGCGAGCCGATGA
- a CDS encoding TetR/AcrR family transcriptional regulator, with protein sequence MTVTKAAKAAPAADRIRRAALTLFAAKGFHGTGIRDLAEAAGLSSASLYHYMGTKEDLLLRIMRECMIRLLTAGHRVVAADPDPRSRLAGLVQVHVLSHALHPLETAVVDHELRALSPAARASVVAQRDEYEDLWRAAIEEGCASGVFRSSAPAVTRLALLEMCGGVARWYSPRGRLALTGLAVHYTEIAFGALRAEPSTVDIEAARLRTGLVSEVWGGAARR encoded by the coding sequence GTGACCGTGACCAAAGCGGCCAAGGCCGCGCCAGCCGCGGACCGCATCCGGCGGGCGGCGCTGACCCTGTTCGCGGCGAAAGGCTTCCACGGCACCGGGATCCGGGATCTGGCCGAGGCGGCCGGGCTGTCCTCGGCCAGTCTGTACCACTACATGGGCACCAAGGAGGACCTGCTGCTGCGGATCATGCGCGAGTGCATGATCCGGTTGCTGACCGCGGGTCACCGGGTGGTCGCGGCGGATCCGGATCCGCGGTCACGGCTGGCCGGGCTGGTGCAGGTGCACGTGCTCAGCCACGCGCTGCACCCGCTGGAGACCGCGGTGGTGGACCACGAGCTGCGGGCCCTCTCCCCCGCCGCCCGCGCGAGCGTGGTGGCGCAGCGGGACGAGTACGAGGACCTGTGGCGGGCGGCCATCGAGGAGGGCTGCGCCAGCGGGGTGTTCCGCAGCTCGGCGCCCGCGGTGACCCGGTTGGCGCTGCTGGAGATGTGCGGCGGGGTGGCCCGCTGGTACTCCCCGCGTGGCAGGCTGGCGCTGACCGGGCTGGCCGTGCACTACACCGAGATCGCCTTCGGGGCACTGCGTGCCGAACCGTCCACAGTGGACATTGAAGCAGCGCGGCTGCGGACCGGGCTGGTCAGCGAGGTGTGGGGCGGGGCAGCGCGCCGTTGA
- a CDS encoding enoyl-CoA hydratase has protein sequence MSYETILVERRERVGLITLNRPKALNALNLQLMREVTTAARELDRDPEIGALVITGSAKAFAAGADIKEMQPNGYPQVYLDDWFAEWDQLAQVRKPIIAAVSGYALGGGCELAMICDVLLAADTAKFGQPEIKLGVIPGIGGSQRLTRAIGKAKAMELCLTGRMMDAEEAERAGLVSRIVPADQLLEDALATAATIAGMSAPIAIMAKEAVNRAYETTLAEGVRFERRLFHATFATADQKEGMAAFIEKRAAEFEHN, from the coding sequence GTGAGCTACGAAACCATCCTCGTTGAGCGACGCGAGCGGGTCGGCCTGATCACCCTCAACCGGCCCAAGGCGCTCAACGCGCTGAACCTCCAGCTCATGCGCGAGGTCACCACCGCGGCCCGGGAGCTGGACCGCGACCCGGAGATCGGCGCGCTGGTGATCACCGGTTCGGCCAAGGCCTTCGCGGCGGGCGCGGACATCAAGGAGATGCAGCCCAACGGCTACCCGCAGGTCTACCTGGACGACTGGTTCGCCGAGTGGGACCAGCTGGCCCAGGTGCGCAAGCCGATCATCGCCGCGGTCTCCGGCTACGCGCTGGGCGGCGGCTGCGAGCTGGCCATGATCTGCGACGTGCTGCTGGCCGCCGACACCGCGAAGTTCGGCCAGCCGGAGATCAAGCTCGGCGTGATCCCCGGCATCGGCGGCTCGCAGCGGCTCACCCGCGCGATCGGCAAGGCCAAGGCGATGGAGCTGTGCCTGACCGGCCGGATGATGGACGCCGAGGAGGCCGAGCGGGCCGGACTGGTCTCCCGCATCGTGCCCGCGGACCAGCTGCTGGAGGACGCGCTGGCCACCGCGGCCACCATCGCCGGGATGTCCGCGCCGATCGCGATCATGGCCAAGGAGGCGGTGAACCGCGCCTACGAGACCACCCTGGCCGAGGGCGTCCGGTTCGAGCGCCGCCTGTTCCACGCCACCTTCGCCACCGCGGACCAGAAGGAGGGCATGGCCGCCTTCATCGAGAAGCGCGCGGCTGAGTTCGAGCACAACTGA
- the mmsB gene encoding 3-hydroxyisobutyrate dehydrogenase: MTVIGFLGLGNMGGPMAANLVKAGHTVHGYDPVAAAVDAAEAAGVSPAGSAVQAVRAAEVVITMLPSGAHVLDCYREILPEAKPGTLFLDCSTIDVAAARQAAEAAANAGHAALDAPVSGGVVGAQAATLTFMVGGSTDNFARAEPILALMGRRSVHCGESGAGQAAKICNNMILGISMVAVSEAFVLGEKLGLSHQALFDVASTASGQCWALTTNCPVPGPVPGSPANRDYQPGFATALMLKDLGLAEAAAAETGTDTALGRHTAELFRAYAAEGGAGTDFSGIINAIRDRSKQGDQA, encoded by the coding sequence ATGACCGTCATCGGATTCCTCGGCCTGGGCAACATGGGTGGCCCGATGGCCGCCAACCTGGTCAAGGCCGGGCACACCGTGCACGGCTACGACCCGGTCGCCGCCGCGGTGGACGCCGCCGAAGCCGCGGGCGTCAGCCCAGCGGGCAGCGCGGTGCAGGCCGTGCGGGCGGCCGAGGTGGTCATCACCATGCTGCCCAGCGGCGCGCACGTGCTGGACTGCTACCGGGAGATCCTGCCCGAGGCCAAGCCGGGCACCCTGTTCCTGGACTGCTCCACCATCGACGTGGCCGCCGCCCGCCAGGCCGCCGAGGCAGCCGCGAACGCCGGGCACGCCGCACTGGACGCCCCGGTCTCCGGGGGCGTCGTCGGCGCCCAGGCCGCCACCCTGACCTTCATGGTAGGCGGCTCCACCGACAACTTCGCCCGCGCGGAGCCGATCCTGGCGCTGATGGGCCGCCGCTCGGTGCACTGCGGCGAGTCCGGAGCCGGGCAGGCCGCCAAGATCTGCAACAACATGATCCTGGGCATCTCCATGGTCGCGGTCAGCGAGGCGTTCGTGCTGGGGGAGAAGCTCGGCCTGTCCCACCAGGCGCTCTTCGACGTGGCCTCCACCGCCTCCGGCCAGTGCTGGGCGCTGACCACCAACTGCCCGGTGCCCGGCCCGGTGCCCGGCAGCCCGGCCAACCGGGACTACCAGCCCGGCTTCGCCACCGCGCTGATGCTCAAGGACCTCGGCCTGGCCGAGGCCGCGGCCGCCGAGACCGGCACGGACACCGCGCTGGGGCGGCACACCGCGGAGCTGTTCCGCGCCTATGCCGCCGAGGGTGGGGCCGGGACCGACTTCTCCGGCATCATCAACGCCATCCGTGACCGCTCGAAGCAGGGAGACCAGGCGTGA
- a CDS encoding enoyl-CoA hydratase/isomerase family protein — protein MSEDILIRVTGGVGRITLNRPRAINALSDDMLREMGKALTSWATDAAVHAVLLDGAGERGLCAGGDIRSIYRAIQDGTDGPIGFWREEYQVNALIANYPKPYAVFMDGLVMGGGVGVSAHGSVRVVTERTAIGMPEVSIGFIPDVGGTFLLSRAPGELGTHLALTGGRIGAADAILCGLADQYLPSAVLPELAELPAEQLLVEIAARAETPPAGQLAEDREWIDSCYAADTVEQILANLHGSGHPGAEAAAKEIQAKAPTAVKVALRALRTARGLSTVEECLNLEHRLVSRFLTAPDLAEGIRAAVIDKDRNPTWHPATLAEVADAAVEEYFTPKPGQQPVFGGSA, from the coding sequence ATGAGCGAGGACATCCTCATCAGGGTCACCGGCGGCGTCGGCCGGATCACGCTCAACCGGCCGCGGGCGATCAACGCGCTCAGCGATGACATGCTGCGCGAGATGGGCAAGGCGCTCACCTCGTGGGCCACCGACGCCGCGGTGCACGCGGTGCTGCTGGACGGCGCGGGCGAACGCGGCCTGTGCGCCGGTGGCGACATCCGCTCGATCTACCGAGCGATCCAGGACGGCACCGACGGGCCGATCGGATTCTGGCGCGAGGAGTACCAGGTCAACGCGCTGATCGCGAACTACCCCAAGCCGTACGCGGTGTTCATGGACGGCCTGGTCATGGGCGGCGGGGTCGGGGTGTCCGCGCACGGCAGCGTGCGGGTGGTCACCGAGCGGACCGCGATCGGCATGCCCGAGGTCTCCATCGGCTTCATCCCCGACGTGGGCGGCACCTTCCTGCTCTCCCGCGCGCCCGGCGAGCTGGGCACCCACCTCGCGCTCACCGGCGGCCGGATCGGCGCCGCGGACGCGATCCTGTGCGGCCTGGCCGACCAGTACCTGCCCAGCGCGGTCCTGCCCGAGCTGGCCGAACTGCCCGCCGAGCAGCTGCTGGTGGAGATCGCCGCCCGCGCGGAGACCCCGCCCGCCGGTCAGCTGGCCGAGGACCGGGAGTGGATCGACTCCTGCTACGCCGCCGACACCGTCGAGCAGATCCTGGCCAACCTGCACGGCAGCGGGCACCCGGGAGCCGAGGCAGCGGCCAAGGAGATCCAGGCCAAGGCGCCCACCGCGGTCAAGGTCGCCCTGCGCGCGCTGCGCACCGCCCGCGGACTGTCCACTGTGGAGGAATGCCTGAACCTGGAGCACCGCCTGGTCAGCCGGTTCCTCACCGCGCCGGACCTGGCCGAGGGCATCCGCGCCGCGGTCATCGACAAGGACCGCAACCCGACCTGGCACCCGGCCACCCTGGCCGAGGTCGCCGACGCCGCGGTCGAGGAGTACTTCACCCCGAAGCCAGGACAGCAGCCCGTGTTCGGAGGTTCGGCATGA